One Angustibacter sp. Root456 genomic window carries:
- the pgeF gene encoding peptidoglycan editing factor PgeF, which produces MIAWSQSLPGAAGGVRLALTDREGGVSTGPWAGTVGGGLNLATHVDDDPAHVATNRQRLCAALALPPDALVVAEQVHGRDVVQVSGPCADPPVADALVTDRPGTALMVLVADCVPVLLADPEQGVVGVAHAGRPGMVAGVVGEAIAAMRDLGARDLLARLGPSVCPRCYEVPLDMREDVAARRPETRSLTWDGRPAIDVAAGVLAQLAELDVAVRQLPGCTVESDRLYSYRRDGLTGRFAGLAWLQDAA; this is translated from the coding sequence GTGATCGCCTGGAGCCAGTCCCTGCCCGGTGCCGCCGGGGGCGTGCGCCTGGCGCTCACCGACCGCGAGGGCGGCGTCAGCACCGGGCCGTGGGCGGGGACGGTGGGCGGCGGCCTCAACCTGGCGACCCACGTCGACGACGACCCCGCGCACGTGGCGACGAACCGGCAGCGGCTGTGCGCCGCGCTGGCGCTGCCCCCCGACGCGCTGGTGGTGGCCGAGCAGGTGCATGGGCGCGACGTCGTGCAGGTGAGCGGTCCGTGCGCCGACCCGCCCGTGGCCGACGCCCTGGTCACCGACCGCCCGGGGACGGCGCTGATGGTGCTCGTCGCCGACTGCGTGCCCGTCCTGCTGGCCGACCCCGAGCAGGGAGTGGTCGGCGTCGCCCACGCCGGGCGCCCCGGCATGGTGGCCGGCGTGGTGGGGGAGGCGATCGCGGCGATGCGCGACCTCGGCGCCCGCGACCTCCTCGCGCGGCTCGGGCCGTCGGTGTGCCCGCGCTGCTACGAGGTGCCCCTCGACATGCGAGAGGACGTCGCCGCCCGCCGCCCGGAGACTCGCTCGCTCACCTGGGACGGCCGGCCCGCGATCGACGTCGCCGCCGGCGTGCTGGCCCAGCTGGCCGAGCTCGACGTCGCCGTCCGCCAGCTGCCGGGCTGCACGGTCGAGTCCGACCGGTTGTACTCCTACCGGCGTGACGGCCTCACCGGCCGGTTCGCGGGACTGGCCTGGCTGCAGGACGCCGCGTGA
- the ftsZ gene encoding cell division protein FtsZ, whose protein sequence is MAAPQNYLAVIKVVGIGGGGVNAINRMIDVGLKGVEFIAINTDAQALLMSDADVKLDVGRELTRGLGAGADPEVGKRAAEDHMEEIEEVLRGADMVFVTAGEGGGTGTGGAPVVAKIARSLGALTIGVVTRPFTFEGRRRANSAETGIAALRDEVDTLIVIPNDRLLSISDRAVSMLDAFRSADQVLLSGVQGITDLITTPGLINLDFADVKSVMQGAGSALMGIGSARGEDRAVQAAELAISSPLLEASIDGAYGVLLSIQGGSDLGLFEINEAARLVQEAAHPEANIIFGAVIDDALGDEVRVTVIAAGFDGGVPTRRQDERALGQITGASPRAAAAAGQSTGHVSAPAPSSGSTSSVPNGVSQRPYSPVGATSATPTPVPANPPVPEPARASSEWTDQPARSEQPVRREEPVVVPESLEPVRARAPRSVVFDDTDDELDVPDFLK, encoded by the coding sequence GTGGCAGCACCGCAGAACTACCTGGCCGTGATCAAGGTCGTCGGTATCGGCGGCGGCGGCGTCAACGCCATCAACCGGATGATCGACGTCGGTCTGAAGGGCGTGGAGTTCATCGCCATCAACACCGACGCGCAGGCCCTGCTGATGTCAGACGCCGACGTCAAGCTCGACGTCGGCCGAGAGCTCACCCGCGGCCTCGGCGCCGGCGCCGACCCCGAGGTCGGCAAGAGGGCCGCCGAGGACCACATGGAGGAGATCGAGGAGGTCCTGCGCGGAGCCGACATGGTCTTCGTCACCGCCGGTGAGGGTGGCGGCACCGGCACCGGTGGTGCGCCGGTCGTCGCGAAGATCGCCCGCTCGCTCGGCGCCCTGACGATCGGCGTCGTCACACGCCCGTTCACCTTCGAGGGACGCCGTCGCGCCAACAGCGCCGAGACCGGCATCGCGGCCCTGCGCGACGAGGTCGACACCCTCATCGTCATCCCGAACGACCGGCTGCTGTCGATCAGCGACCGCGCGGTCAGCATGCTCGACGCCTTCCGCAGCGCCGACCAGGTGCTGCTCTCGGGTGTGCAGGGCATCACCGACCTGATCACGACCCCCGGCCTGATCAACCTCGACTTCGCCGACGTCAAGTCGGTGATGCAGGGGGCCGGCAGCGCGCTCATGGGCATCGGCTCGGCCCGCGGTGAGGACCGCGCCGTCCAGGCCGCCGAGCTCGCGATCTCCTCACCCCTGCTCGAGGCGAGCATCGACGGCGCGTACGGCGTGCTGCTGTCGATCCAGGGTGGGTCCGACCTGGGCCTGTTCGAGATCAACGAGGCGGCCCGCCTGGTGCAGGAGGCCGCGCACCCCGAGGCCAACATCATCTTCGGCGCCGTGATCGATGACGCTCTCGGCGACGAGGTGCGCGTGACCGTGATCGCGGCCGGTTTCGACGGCGGCGTGCCGACCCGGCGCCAGGACGAGCGGGCACTGGGCCAGATCACCGGCGCCTCCCCCCGGGCTGCGGCAGCCGCCGGGCAGTCCACCGGCCACGTGAGCGCGCCGGCGCCGTCCAGCGGCTCGACGTCGTCCGTGCCGAACGGCGTGAGCCAGCGGCCGTACTCGCCGGTCGGCGCCACGTCGGCCACGCCGACGCCCGTGCCCGCGAACCCGCCGGTGCCCGAGCCCGCGAGGGCGTCGTCGGAGTGGACCGACCAGCCCGCACGCTCCGAGCAGCCCGTGCGGCGCGAGGAGCCGGTCGTGGTGCCCGAGTCGCTCGAGCCGGTGCGTGCCCGCGCGCCGCGCTCGGTGGTGTTCGACGACACCGACGACGAGCTCGACGTGCCGGACTTCCTCAAGTAA
- the murG gene encoding undecaprenyldiphospho-muramoylpentapeptide beta-N-acetylglucosaminyltransferase, translated as MSVVLAGGGSAGHVTPLLALADCLRRRDPATRITVLGTAEGLEARLVPARGYELVQLPKVPMPRRPGPDLLRIGGRLREAVRAAGAALDAAEADVVVGFGGYVCPPAYLAARRRGTPIVIHEANPLPGLANRLGARLTPYVATTFPHTPLPHAVQTGVPLRHEISDLARADDAERLARRLLAREHFGLDLDRTTVLVTGGSLGAQRLNDTFGEAAPDLRAAGAQVLHVSGTGKQVEVRQSAGGAGDDVPPYVVVPYVDAMEQAYAAADLVVCRAGANTVCELATVGLPAAYVPLPVGNGEQRLNAEPVVAAGGGLLVDDADCTAGWVREVLVPLLQDAAALRAMGEAAARFVVPDADERLADLVEAAVEGRRVPS; from the coding sequence ATCTCGGTCGTGCTGGCCGGTGGCGGTTCGGCCGGTCACGTGACGCCCCTGCTCGCGCTCGCCGACTGTCTGCGTCGGCGCGACCCGGCCACACGCATCACCGTCCTGGGCACCGCGGAGGGTCTGGAGGCCCGGCTCGTGCCGGCGCGCGGCTACGAGCTCGTGCAGCTGCCGAAGGTGCCGATGCCGCGCCGGCCCGGGCCGGACCTCCTGCGGATCGGCGGTCGGCTGCGCGAGGCCGTGCGTGCGGCGGGTGCTGCACTCGACGCCGCGGAGGCCGACGTCGTCGTCGGGTTCGGGGGCTACGTCTGCCCGCCGGCCTACCTCGCGGCCCGCCGTCGGGGCACACCCATCGTGATCCACGAGGCCAACCCGCTGCCCGGCCTGGCCAACCGCCTCGGCGCCCGGCTCACGCCGTACGTCGCCACCACGTTCCCGCACACGCCGCTGCCGCACGCGGTGCAGACCGGCGTCCCGCTGCGGCACGAGATCAGCGACCTCGCTCGCGCCGACGACGCCGAGCGCCTGGCCCGGCGTCTGCTCGCCCGCGAGCACTTCGGGCTCGACCTCGACCGCACCACCGTGCTCGTCACGGGTGGGTCGCTCGGGGCCCAGCGGCTCAACGACACCTTCGGCGAGGCGGCGCCCGACCTGCGCGCGGCCGGCGCGCAGGTGCTGCACGTCAGCGGCACGGGCAAGCAGGTCGAGGTGCGGCAGAGCGCCGGGGGAGCGGGCGACGACGTGCCGCCGTACGTCGTCGTGCCCTACGTCGACGCCATGGAGCAGGCCTACGCCGCGGCCGACCTCGTCGTGTGCCGGGCCGGCGCCAACACGGTGTGCGAGCTCGCCACCGTGGGACTGCCCGCCGCCTACGTCCCGCTGCCCGTGGGCAACGGCGAGCAGCGGCTCAACGCCGAACCGGTGGTCGCGGCCGGTGGCGGCCTGCTGGTCGACGACGCCGACTGCACAGCCGGCTGGGTGCGCGAGGTGCTCGTGCCCCTGCTGCAGGACGCCGCCGCGCTGCGCGCCATGGGCGAGGCGGCGGCGCGCTTCGTGGTGCCCGACGCGGACGAGCGGCTCGCCGACCTCGTCGAGGCCGCCGTCGAGGGTCGCCGGGTGCCGTCGTGA
- the murC gene encoding UDP-N-acetylmuramate--L-alanine ligase: MRATVDLDLELPPAAELSPVHFIGIGGAGMSGIARIMLAMGLQVSGSDAKESLLLTALRAEGARVDVGHDAAHVEGARAVVASSAVRPTNPELARARELGLLVLHRSQALAAVSAGRQVAAVAGTNGKTTTTSMLTVMLQHCGADPSFSIGGELTESGTNAHFGSGDVFVLEADESDGTFVVYRPQVAVVTNVQPDHLDYYGTAAGVDEGFLQFARSIRPGGRLVACADDEGSARLAERAAAEGIAVTTYGADAGADVRLDDLRLVGAGSSFTVVDHGRTVGRATVRVPGRHNALNALAAYTAMVALGQPAEAALAAIEVFSGTRRRFEARGTAGGVRVFDDYAHNPGKVLAALETARQVAGGGRVVVVFQPHLYSRTRDFAEPFGRALGLADEVVVMDVYAAREDPLPGVSGQLVADAVPLPPERVAFVPSWSAVTDAVLARVRPGDLLLTVGAGDVTMLPDEVLARLDEGTQR; this comes from the coding sequence GTGAGGGCCACCGTCGACCTCGACCTCGAGCTGCCCCCGGCGGCCGAGCTGTCACCCGTGCACTTCATCGGCATCGGCGGCGCGGGCATGTCCGGCATCGCCCGGATCATGCTGGCGATGGGGCTGCAGGTCAGTGGCAGCGACGCCAAGGAGTCGCTGCTGCTCACCGCGCTTCGAGCCGAGGGCGCGCGGGTGGACGTGGGTCACGACGCCGCGCACGTCGAGGGGGCCCGCGCCGTCGTGGCGTCGTCCGCCGTGCGGCCGACCAACCCCGAGCTGGCCCGGGCGCGCGAGCTCGGCCTGCTGGTGCTGCACCGCTCGCAGGCCCTCGCCGCGGTCAGCGCCGGTCGTCAGGTGGCGGCCGTCGCCGGCACCAACGGCAAGACCACCACGACGTCGATGCTCACCGTCATGCTGCAGCACTGCGGCGCCGATCCGTCGTTCTCCATCGGCGGCGAGCTCACCGAGAGCGGCACGAACGCCCACTTCGGCAGTGGCGACGTCTTCGTGCTGGAGGCGGACGAGAGCGACGGCACCTTCGTCGTCTACCGGCCGCAGGTGGCCGTGGTGACCAACGTGCAGCCCGACCACCTCGACTACTACGGCACGGCTGCAGGCGTCGACGAGGGCTTCCTGCAGTTCGCGCGCAGCATCCGTCCCGGGGGCCGGCTCGTCGCCTGCGCCGACGACGAGGGCTCCGCGCGCCTCGCCGAGCGTGCGGCCGCCGAAGGCATCGCGGTCACCACGTACGGCGCCGACGCGGGAGCCGACGTGCGCCTCGACGACCTGCGCCTGGTGGGCGCGGGGTCGTCGTTCACCGTCGTCGACCACGGCCGGACGGTCGGCCGCGCGACCGTGCGCGTGCCGGGCCGGCACAACGCCCTCAACGCCCTGGCCGCCTACACCGCGATGGTGGCGCTGGGGCAACCGGCCGAGGCGGCGCTCGCGGCGATCGAGGTGTTCTCCGGCACGCGGCGGCGGTTCGAGGCGCGCGGCACGGCCGGTGGCGTGCGGGTCTTCGACGACTACGCGCACAACCCCGGCAAGGTGCTGGCAGCCCTCGAGACCGCCCGCCAGGTGGCGGGCGGGGGTCGGGTCGTGGTGGTGTTCCAGCCGCACCTGTACTCGCGCACGCGGGACTTCGCCGAGCCCTTCGGCCGCGCGCTGGGACTGGCGGACGAGGTCGTCGTCATGGACGTCTACGCCGCGCGCGAGGATCCCTTGCCCGGGGTGTCGGGCCAGCTGGTGGCCGATGCCGTGCCGCTGCCTCCCGAGCGGGTCGCGTTCGTGCCGTCGTGGTCGGCCGTGACGGACGCCGTGCTGGCGCGGGTGCGGCCTGGCGACCTGCTGCTCACGGTCGGCGCCGGTGACGTCACGATGCTGCCGGACGAGGTGCTGGCCCGGCTCGACGAGGGCACGCAGCGGTGA
- a CDS encoding YggT family protein: protein MHVVRSVLYLVVLAFFILLIGRLVLDWIQVFARAWRPRGVVLVIAEAIYTVTDPPLRLLRRAVPPLRIGQVAIDLAFMILFIVTLLLMQLLS from the coding sequence GTGCACGTCGTCCGGTCGGTCCTCTACCTGGTGGTCCTGGCCTTCTTCATTCTGCTCATCGGCCGCCTGGTCCTGGACTGGATCCAGGTCTTCGCCCGCGCGTGGCGTCCCCGCGGCGTCGTCCTGGTGATCGCCGAGGCGATCTACACCGTGACCGATCCGCCGCTGCGGCTCCTGCGTCGCGCGGTGCCGCCGTTGCGCATCGGCCAGGTGGCCATCGACCTGGCCTTCATGATCCTGTTCATCGTGACCCTGCTGCTGATGCAGCTGCTGTCGTGA
- a CDS encoding cell division protein SepF: MAGALRKTMVYLGLAEDDDQYDDEMYDDYDDQPSHRPEVPRAETPAHRPGHAQVTQLPSRAVGVVRSASPEADLRRITTIHPRTYNEAKTIGEAFREGIPVIMNLSDMDDADAKRLVDFAAGLVFGLHGAIERVTSKVFLLSPAHVEVTAEDKEPVNTSGLFNQS, encoded by the coding sequence ATGGCAGGTGCGCTGCGCAAGACCATGGTGTACCTCGGGCTGGCCGAGGACGACGACCAGTACGACGACGAGATGTACGACGACTACGACGACCAGCCGTCGCACCGTCCGGAGGTCCCTCGCGCCGAGACGCCGGCACACCGCCCGGGCCACGCCCAGGTCACCCAGCTGCCATCGCGCGCCGTCGGCGTCGTGCGCAGCGCGTCCCCGGAGGCCGACCTGCGCCGCATCACGACGATCCACCCGCGCACCTACAACGAGGCCAAGACGATCGGCGAGGCCTTCCGCGAGGGCATCCCGGTGATCATGAACCTCTCTGACATGGACGACGCCGACGCCAAGCGTCTGGTCGACTTCGCGGCGGGGCTGGTTTTCGGGCTGCACGGCGCCATCGAGCGCGTGACGAGCAAGGTGTTCCTCCTGTCGCCCGCGCACGTCGAGGTGACCGCGGAGGACAAGGAGCCCGTGAACACCTCGGGCCTGTTCAACCAGAGCTGA
- a CDS encoding YggS family pyridoxal phosphate-dependent enzyme: MSLDARTQELERNLAAVRERIARACAAAGRDAGEVTLVAVTKTFPADDVVRLVGLGVRDVAENRDQEARAKVQAVLDSARPGAADLRWHFVGQLQRNKAASVARYADVVHSVDRPALVTALSRGTVAAGRELAVLLQLDLDPSGKATGRGGAAPSQVLELAEQVQAADGLTLRGVMGVAPLGAPAREAFTRLAAAAAVLRERVPDATWMSAGMSTDLEDAVACGATHLRVGSAVLGSRPSLR; the protein is encoded by the coding sequence GTGAGCCTCGACGCGCGGACCCAGGAGCTCGAGCGCAACCTGGCTGCCGTGCGCGAGCGCATCGCGCGCGCCTGCGCTGCCGCCGGCCGTGACGCGGGCGAGGTCACGCTCGTCGCGGTCACCAAGACCTTCCCGGCGGACGACGTCGTGCGCCTGGTCGGCTTGGGCGTGCGCGACGTGGCCGAGAACCGCGACCAGGAAGCCCGCGCGAAGGTGCAGGCCGTGCTCGACAGCGCTCGGCCGGGTGCCGCAGACCTGCGCTGGCACTTCGTCGGTCAGCTCCAGCGCAACAAGGCCGCGTCAGTGGCGCGTTACGCCGACGTCGTGCACTCGGTCGACCGCCCCGCTCTGGTGACCGCGCTGAGCCGCGGCACCGTCGCCGCCGGGCGCGAGCTCGCCGTGCTGCTCCAGCTCGACCTCGATCCCAGCGGCAAGGCGACCGGCCGCGGCGGCGCGGCGCCCTCGCAGGTGCTGGAGCTGGCCGAGCAGGTGCAGGCCGCGGACGGCCTGACGCTGCGCGGGGTGATGGGGGTGGCTCCGCTCGGCGCGCCCGCGCGCGAGGCGTTCACCCGGCTCGCCGCTGCCGCTGCCGTGCTGCGCGAGCGCGTGCCGGATGCCACGTGGATGTCGGCGGGCATGAGCACCGACCTCGAGGACGCCGTGGCCTGCGGCGCGACACACCTGCGTGTCGGCAGCGCGGTCCTCGGATCACGTCCGTCACTCCGGTAA
- a CDS encoding TraR/DksA family transcriptional regulator, which yields MMARTISVGTTARRAVGVAVASAARVAKKVTSARVGAAAPAKKAAKKATPTKSAATAKKAATAKKATPTKSATTTKKAATAKKAAPTKKAATAKKAATAKKVTTAKKAATAKKVTTAKKAATAKKAAAAKKVTTAKKTAPAKKAATAKKAATAKKAAPTKKAAPTKKAAPAKKAAPTKKAAPSTSTTKRPPARRISNIKRMAAPTPERPATKAATKAATKAASKTATKTAPRQLKVREDESPWTAAELREVREELRRDVERLQGEITAAESDLQVLLRDSGDGTGDDQADAGAKTFEREQEITLANNSREMLEQSLRALARIDDGTYGVCESCGNPVGKMRLQAFPRATLCVSCKQLQERR from the coding sequence ATGATGGCGAGGACGATCAGCGTGGGCACCACCGCCCGCCGCGCTGTCGGTGTGGCCGTCGCCTCGGCCGCCCGGGTGGCGAAGAAGGTCACGAGCGCCCGCGTCGGCGCCGCAGCGCCCGCGAAGAAGGCGGCGAAGAAGGCCACGCCGACGAAGAGCGCCGCCACGGCGAAGAAGGCGGCGACGGCGAAGAAGGCCACGCCGACGAAGAGCGCCACTACGACGAAGAAGGCGGCGACGGCGAAGAAGGCCGCGCCCACGAAGAAGGCGGCGACGGCGAAGAAGGCGGCGACGGCGAAGAAGGTCACGACCGCGAAGAAGGCGGCGACGGCGAAGAAGGTCACGACGGCGAAGAAGGCGGCGACGGCGAAGAAGGCGGCGGCGGCGAAGAAGGTCACGACCGCGAAGAAGACGGCGCCCGCGAAGAAGGCCGCGACGGCGAAGAAGGCCGCGACCGCGAAGAAGGCGGCGCCCACGAAGAAGGCGGCGCCCACGAAGAAGGCGGCGCCCGCGAAGAAGGCGGCGCCCACGAAGAAGGCAGCCCCATCCACCAGCACGACGAAGCGACCGCCCGCTCGCCGCATCTCGAACATCAAGCGGATGGCGGCGCCGACGCCGGAACGCCCGGCGACGAAGGCCGCGACGAAGGCCGCGACGAAGGCCGCGTCGAAGACCGCGACGAAGACCGCTCCCCGGCAGCTGAAGGTGCGCGAGGACGAGTCGCCGTGGACCGCCGCCGAGCTGCGCGAGGTGCGCGAGGAGCTGCGGCGCGACGTCGAGCGGCTGCAGGGCGAGATCACGGCGGCCGAGAGCGACCTGCAGGTGCTGCTGCGCGACTCCGGTGACGGCACGGGGGACGACCAGGCCGACGCCGGTGCGAAGACCTTCGAGCGCGAGCAGGAGATCACCCTCGCCAACAACAGCCGCGAGATGCTCGAGCAGAGCCTGCGGGCCCTGGCCCGCATCGACGACGGCACCTACGGCGTGTGCGAGTCGTGCGGCAACCCGGTCGGCAAGATGCGACTGCAGGCCTTTCCCCGTGCGACCCTGTGCGTGTCATGCAAACAGCTCCAGGAGCGTCGCTGA
- a CDS encoding cell division protein FtsQ/DivIB → MSTRSTRVREPVSAASARFEARARAARWRARRPALVAFALATVVVLLAAVSWFGPLLDVRHVEVRGLTGAQAAQVRDLAATQRGTPLPRADASAVRREVSQLPYVASVRVQRAWPWTLRVVVRPRVAVAAVPQPGGGLRLVDADGVPFATVRQAPSGLPVLRVPVGAAGRDALAATLTVLDGLPEPLRANVSQVSASTPDDVRMRWRGATVVWGSAANTPLKAQVLQALSRQQAKVYDVSSPHTPVLR, encoded by the coding sequence GTGAGCACGCGCTCGACGCGGGTGCGCGAACCGGTCTCGGCCGCCTCGGCCCGGTTCGAGGCGCGAGCGCGCGCGGCGCGCTGGCGGGCCCGGCGCCCAGCGCTCGTGGCGTTCGCCCTGGCCACGGTGGTGGTGCTGCTGGCCGCGGTGTCGTGGTTCGGGCCCCTGCTCGACGTGCGCCACGTCGAGGTACGTGGTCTCACGGGCGCCCAGGCGGCGCAGGTGCGCGACCTCGCCGCCACGCAGCGAGGCACACCGCTTCCTCGTGCCGACGCGAGCGCGGTGAGGCGTGAGGTCTCGCAGCTGCCCTACGTGGCGTCCGTGCGCGTGCAGCGGGCGTGGCCGTGGACCCTGCGGGTCGTCGTCCGGCCGCGGGTGGCCGTGGCAGCCGTACCGCAGCCCGGTGGGGGGTTGCGGCTCGTCGACGCCGACGGCGTGCCGTTCGCGACGGTGCGGCAGGCGCCGTCGGGCCTGCCGGTGCTGCGGGTGCCTGTCGGAGCCGCTGGCCGCGATGCGCTCGCGGCGACGCTGACGGTGCTCGACGGGCTGCCAGAACCCTTGCGCGCCAACGTGAGCCAGGTCAGCGCGAGCACTCCGGACGACGTCCGGATGCGCTGGCGCGGAGCCACCGTCGTGTGGGGGAGCGCCGCCAACACCCCGCTGAAGGCCCAGGTGCTGCAGGCGCTGAGCCGCCAGCAGGCCAAGGTCTACGACGTCAGCTCGCCGCACACGCCCGTCCTGCGCTGA
- a CDS encoding DivIVA domain-containing protein, which yields MPLNPEEVVNKRFSPTKFRQGYDEEEVDEFLDEVVAELRRLNAENDELRAKLSACESRVAELSRGGGARRQEQAPTPAPVAAPAPAPAPVPAPAAAQPAPAAASSGPESAAGMLALAQKLHDEHVEAGKAERQKIVGEAQEHAARLVREAEQKQRETLGDLEEQRQVLQRKVEQLRQFEREYRSRLKAYLEDQLKQLETKASVGGSGPDNAQSGSGGSSAEVTPLPTRGGGFTGGSDSERQGQPQQQDTPRFPFGS from the coding sequence ATGCCGCTGAACCCCGAGGAAGTTGTCAACAAGCGCTTCAGCCCGACGAAGTTCCGTCAGGGCTACGACGAGGAAGAGGTCGACGAGTTCCTCGACGAGGTCGTCGCCGAGCTGCGACGCCTCAACGCCGAGAACGACGAGCTGCGCGCGAAGCTCAGCGCGTGCGAGAGCCGCGTGGCCGAGTTGTCGCGTGGCGGCGGGGCCCGCCGCCAGGAGCAGGCCCCCACGCCCGCTCCGGTCGCTGCCCCTGCCCCGGCTCCCGCTCCCGTTCCGGCTCCCGCCGCTGCGCAGCCCGCGCCGGCTGCGGCGTCGAGCGGTCCTGAGAGCGCTGCCGGCATGCTCGCGCTCGCCCAGAAGCTCCACGACGAGCACGTCGAGGCGGGCAAGGCCGAGCGGCAGAAGATCGTCGGCGAGGCGCAGGAGCACGCCGCTCGGCTCGTGCGCGAGGCCGAGCAGAAGCAGCGCGAGACGCTGGGCGACCTCGAGGAGCAGCGGCAGGTGCTGCAGCGCAAGGTCGAGCAGCTGCGGCAGTTCGAGCGCGAGTACCGCAGCCGCCTGAAGGCCTACCTGGAGGACCAGCTCAAGCAGCTCGAGACCAAGGCATCCGTGGGTGGCTCGGGGCCCGACAACGCCCAGAGCGGGTCCGGGGGCTCGTCGGCCGAGGTCACGCCGCTGCCGACGCGGGGCGGCGGGTTCACTGGCGGCTCGGACTCCGAGCGCCAGGGTCAGCCGCAGCAGCAGGACACGCCGAGGTTCCCCTTCGGGAGCTGA
- the ftsW gene encoding putative lipid II flippase FtsW — MASQVDTRTAPVATSRLRRQLPALERLDSPVATYYVLLGATLLLLVIGLVMVLSASSVTSLTKSGSSFTVFRSQLVFAAVGVPLMLIASRVPVRAWKAIGWIALIVALLAQALVFSPLGVAVNGNRNWIGVGGMRLQPSEAMKLALVLWGAAVLARKRLLLDRWVHVAVPVMFPMGFIAIGLVLAGHDLGTALVLLMILAALLFAAGAPGRVFLTAGGVMAALVGLMVVTSENRMKRIASWLGGGCDDRLGACYQSIHGKYALADGGWWGVGLGASREKWSWLPEAHNDFIFAIIGEELGLPGALVVLALFLLLGWACLRLVTRSDDLFVRIASAAAMAWLLGQTLINVGAVIGMLPVIGVPLPLVSSGGSALVTSLVLLGMLMSFARAEPGAAEALTARTGLLRRSLAVLPGHHVGERRRGGRS; from the coding sequence GTGGCCAGCCAGGTCGACACGCGGACGGCGCCCGTCGCCACCAGCCGGCTGCGCCGTCAGCTGCCGGCGCTGGAGCGGCTGGACTCGCCGGTGGCGACGTACTACGTCCTGCTCGGCGCGACCCTGCTGCTGCTCGTCATCGGGCTGGTGATGGTGCTCTCGGCGTCGTCGGTCACCTCGCTCACCAAGAGCGGCTCGTCGTTCACGGTGTTCCGCAGCCAGCTGGTCTTCGCGGCGGTGGGCGTCCCGCTGATGCTCATCGCCTCCCGCGTCCCGGTCCGCGCCTGGAAGGCCATCGGGTGGATCGCGCTCATCGTGGCGCTGCTCGCGCAGGCGCTCGTGTTCTCGCCACTCGGCGTCGCGGTCAACGGCAACCGGAACTGGATCGGCGTCGGCGGCATGCGGCTGCAGCCGTCGGAGGCCATGAAGCTCGCGCTCGTGCTGTGGGGCGCGGCGGTGTTGGCGCGCAAGCGGCTGCTGCTCGACCGGTGGGTGCACGTCGCCGTCCCGGTCATGTTCCCGATGGGGTTCATCGCGATCGGCCTCGTGCTCGCCGGCCACGACCTCGGCACCGCGCTGGTGCTCCTGATGATCCTGGCTGCGCTGCTATTTGCGGCCGGCGCGCCGGGGCGGGTGTTCCTCACCGCGGGTGGGGTGATGGCCGCCCTCGTGGGGCTCATGGTCGTCACCAGCGAGAACCGCATGAAGCGGATCGCGAGCTGGCTCGGCGGCGGATGCGACGACCGCCTCGGAGCGTGCTACCAGTCGATCCACGGCAAGTACGCCCTCGCCGACGGCGGCTGGTGGGGGGTCGGACTCGGGGCGAGCCGCGAGAAGTGGTCGTGGCTGCCCGAGGCGCACAACGACTTCATCTTCGCGATCATCGGCGAGGAGCTCGGCCTGCCGGGTGCGCTGGTGGTCCTCGCGCTGTTCCTCCTCCTGGGCTGGGCTTGCCTGCGGCTCGTCACGCGGTCGGACGACCTGTTCGTCCGCATCGCCTCGGCCGCGGCCATGGCCTGGTTGCTCGGGCAGACGCTCATCAACGTCGGGGCGGTCATCGGCATGCTGCCCGTCATCGGCGTGCCGCTGCCGCTGGTGTCGAGCGGTGGCTCGGCGCTCGTGACGTCGCTCGTGCTGCTCGGCATGCTCATGTCGTTCGCGCGCGCCGAGCCGGGGGCCGCCGAGGCACTCACCGCGCGCACCGGCCTGCTGCGCCGCTCGCTCGCCGTCCTGCCCGGTCACCACGTCGGCGAGCGCCGTCGGGGTGGTCGTTCGTGA